The following are encoded in a window of Bradyrhizobium sp. WBOS07 genomic DNA:
- a CDS encoding HypC/HybG/HupF family hydrogenase formation chaperone: MCLGLPMTIVETDGTSALCEFRGGQRRVSMLLLSNPPVGAHVLVYIDTAIRLLDEEEARLIGAAIDGLGAALDGEDCDRFFADLIDREPQLPAHLRSE; this comes from the coding sequence ATGTGCCTCGGCCTGCCGATGACGATCGTCGAGACCGACGGAACCTCGGCGCTGTGCGAATTTCGTGGCGGGCAGCGGCGCGTCTCCATGCTGCTGCTCTCCAATCCGCCGGTCGGCGCACATGTGCTGGTCTATATCGATACCGCGATCCGGCTTCTGGACGAGGAAGAGGCGCGCCTGATTGGCGCTGCGATCGACGGGCTTGGTGCCGCGCTCGATGGCGAGGATTGCGACCGCTTCTTTGCCGATCTGATCGACCGCGAGCCGCAACTGCCCGCTCATCTCCGGTCGGAATAG
- a CDS encoding hydrogenase accessory protein, translating into MEFQVAKQDLTRHGLTEVSAATVDRFLGAADEAGAVAVLLSAGDPNRFPEAIDVAVVLPELITAFNGRLRGAIIARGDESALGQRFGVRVQPTLILVAKGETLGLIAKIQDWSVYIDRITKLIDRPRGQAAAVAVTIVPQHRAQGVEL; encoded by the coding sequence ATGGAATTCCAGGTGGCGAAGCAGGATCTGACGCGGCACGGCCTGACCGAGGTCAGTGCCGCGACGGTCGATCGTTTTCTTGGCGCGGCCGATGAGGCCGGCGCGGTCGCGGTGCTGCTGTCGGCGGGCGATCCCAACCGTTTCCCCGAGGCGATCGACGTCGCCGTGGTGTTGCCGGAGCTGATCACCGCGTTCAATGGCCGGCTGCGCGGCGCGATCATTGCCCGCGGCGACGAAAGCGCGCTCGGCCAGCGCTTCGGCGTGCGGGTGCAGCCGACGCTGATCCTGGTCGCCAAGGGCGAGACCCTGGGCCTGATCGCCAAGATCCAGGACTGGTCGGTCTACATCGATCGCATCACCAAGCTGATCGACCGACCGCGCGGCCAAGCCGCCGCGGTCGCCGTCACCATCGTTCCCCAGCATCGCGCGCAAGGTGTCGAGCTATGA